In Panicum virgatum strain AP13 chromosome 4N, P.virgatum_v5, whole genome shotgun sequence, a single window of DNA contains:
- the LOC120670651 gene encoding uncharacterized protein LOC120670651 yields the protein MSSVLLIRVVTILLAAAAGACTLVHKTIESDNGDLIDCVDMYQQPALKNISPGRRQIQAKPEMSMEAVVMAANASRSSMVRARQQIWWKHGSCPAGTVPILRASGRANPEVAELVRRASPFGRPAGSALWDTSEAMDTPTGKVEVAAAYSTNGPFLGARADIPYWRIDVHPGEFSMNYILIGYTLDTNYVPMPGSKPPADLTNQIAVGLVAWPSLFGDSLSRLFVYYTTDGGVHNNCFNLDCGGFHLHQSSFALGDAWRDSDSQVGGERFGVTVSIHRGPADLNWWVSVMDQEIGYYPETIFNTRFPQAVYVEMGGRVLNTRPGGNHTTTPMGNGIPSCAGSRFAATIMEFSGINFNGVLFNDNAHRTIATSPSCYGANPMGFGRTRPGYNVAYGGPGGIFCDQADG from the exons ATGTCATCTGTTCTTCTCATCAGGGTTGTCACCATACTgttggcggcggcagccggagcTTGCACATTGGTTCACAAAACCATCGAG AGCGACAATGGCGACTTGATCGACTGCGTGGACATGTACCAACAACCGGCGCTCAAGAACATTTCACCCGGCCGCCGGCAGATTCAG GCGAAGCCGGAGATGAGCATGGAAGCAGTAGTAATGGCGGCCAACGCCTCTAGGTCGTCGATGGTGCGGGCGCGGCAACAAATCTGGTGGAAACACGGCAGCTGCCCGGCGGGGACCGTCCCTATCCTCAGGGCCTCCGGCCGCGCCAACCCGGAGGTCGCCGAGCTGGTGCGCCGGGCCTCGCCGTTCGGGCGCCCAGCTGGGTCCGCCTTGTGGGACACCTCCGAAGCCATGGACACGCCGACGGGCAAAGTGGAG GTGGCCGCTGCTTACTCGACGAACGGGCCTTTCCTTGGGGCTCGGGCGGACATACCTTACTGGAGGATCGACGTGCATCCTGGCGAGTTCTCCATGAACTACATTTTGATTGGTTACACTCTGGACACCAACTACGTGCCGATGCCGGGGTCTAAACCGCCTGCAGATCTTACCAACCAGATTGCCGTTGGTCTCGTC GCTTGGCCTTCGCTCTTTGGAGACTCCTTATCGAGATTGTTCGTCTATTACACT ACTGATGGTGGAGTTCACAACAATTGCTTCAATCTTGATTGCGGAGGGTTTCACCTTCACCAGAGCTCGTTCGCTCTTGGAGATGCATGGAGAGACAGTGACTCACAGGTTGGAGGGGAGAGATTCGGTGTGACAGTTAGCATACACAGG GGCCCCGCCGACTTGAACTGGTGGGTGTCGGTGATGGACCAGGAGATCGGCTACTACCCGGAGACCATCTTCAACACGCGGTTCCCGCAGGCCGTGTACGTGGAGATGGGCGGGCGGGTGCTCAACACCAGGCCCGGCGGCAACCACACCACCACGCCCATGGGGAACGGCATCCCGTCCTGCGCCGGCTCCCGCTTTGCCGCCACCATCATGGAGTTCAGCGGCATCAACTTCAACGGCGTCCTCTTCAACGACAACGCCCACCGAACCATCGCCACCTCGCCCAGCTGCTACGGAGCTAATCCCATGGGGTTCGGGAGAACCAGGCCGGGGTACAACGTTGCCTACGGAGGACCTGGAGGGATATTCTGTGACCAAGCTGacggctag